The window TGACCAGTGAATAATTAGGCTTTCCAATGCGGGGGCTTATTGAGCACCAAATTTTCGAGGACCACTTCTCTCCAAAGTCTTTTACAGATTGCGATCTCCAGATTATACGATTAGGTACTGCTTTTGCTTTACATCACAACTCACAGGTGAGCACAAAGCACCAACGACAGATGGAAACACTTTGAGATCGTCATCAAGCCTTTCGTTTACGCCATCCCCAGGGGGCCAGCCTTTCATCATCATTTGCCACCACAGAGTGCTTTCAGATCCAATCTGTTGACAGCCAGGTAAAAGTACTGCAGAGATCCTCTTCTCCCTTCCACAACCAAGAACTTCTCCCTCGGTCCGCCGTACCACTTTCTTCTCAAACCTGAGTGCTCGACAACATGGTGGCAACATACCCCTCTTTGACTTCATCAGCACAGTAAGAAGTTGGTCCCCTCCTTGGGCCACTGCTTCATTATTAGTCCAAAGGACTGTCCTTCCCCTTCTTTTATCATCAACTTCATACAGAGACTCTTTCAAATTAAACTGGTCCCATGCTAAAAAGAAGGCAATGAGATCTCCTCTTAGATCTTGAGTCCTTGTCTGTGGTGCTGGTGGAttctttgctagattgcatgCTGGTGTGGGTCAAGTTCTAAGAGGGAGCACGGTGGGGGACGATTACTTGGTGGCAAAGGCGTGGTAGATGTAGTGTTAGCAGTTCAGAgtgggtggcggtggtggtggtggtgacctCAACAAAGACTTGGAGAGTTAGAGTGGATCTTTCGGCTTCTAGGATCCAATAATGGAACCACTTTTTTAAACGAGTGCGTGGGTGATGTTTCTTGTCTGGTTGCGTTTAGCACATGTATTTGCAATTTTCCACCATGCATACTAGATTTATGCTGGTTGAGACCAAACTAGGGaaagatatggttgctattgtaaAATCTAAATCGTTATCATCTTCACTAGTGTAGTAACCAGGTCTACACAACCCCACAGGGCATATTTCCACGTGTGTTACGTGGTCTTTGATGGAAAAGTCCAAAGGATCAGTGACCGGAGTAGCCTTTAGGACGAAAATTTTGTGGCATATGATGTTTGGTGAAGGATACATCGGCGAGGGATTTGAGGCCTTAATGTGGCGCGGTGTCTTGAGCATGTCGATGGGCGCGAGCAAGGATGCGTCGGTCTCACTCCGAGACCCTTGCCGTGGTCCAACCCATCGACGCATGTCTGCCATTGTATCCGATCCTGATTTGAGCACGGTTTTTGGCTTATGGTCTATAATCTGACACGAATTCATTTTTGTATCATCCCAGATGTTGCTACGGTCAGAATAGGGCTGTAGGAGTGTCGGAAGCTGATATAGCCTCATTGTGTGTAGAGGAATCAGTTTTTGTAATCCTCGAGCTATCATCATGCTGTCATAAGATAAATGAACGTGGAAGCCAGCAAGGTTTCCCATAAGATAAAATCAGTTTTAGAACATGGAAGAGTTCAAAGGTCTCGTGGAACCAGTTTGTGTCATACACACGtctcattttttttattgctGATCATCAATTGTTCTCATCTTGTCGTTCATCTCATCGAATAAGCTGATTGTTTCTAATCGATTGGAATGTGAGTTACTTGAGCTACTGCCTCTCATCCATGTGTGAGGGCCATTCtcccttccatgccttcaacctaCCTTTTTCTGTCTATTTTGCCGGATCTTATGCTCCCACCATGTAGTGACCCCCTTTCTCGCCACGTTTAGCGTGGTGCAGAAGAGGGGGGAAACAAGAAAAGGCCATAACACTGGAGAAGCCTTGGCCATGTCCCAAGCTTGATTACATCAGAAAATTAATATCTCCTACCCTttgcgcgctctctctctctctctctctctctctctctagttcgaaTTACGTGGTTCGAACTAGTTCGTCGACACCATTGGAAGGGAATGTTGTACGAGATGTAACTATCCAAACTGCGTCACTTGGGTTCCAAAGAGTGGCATCTATTCGGTTGCAGTGTTTGCGGCTTAGATAAAAAGTGTGACCGGAGTTAATTAATTGGAGTGGGAAAAAGGAGTGACTGATAGATTATTTGGAATGGAAGGATGACTACAATCCCTGGTTCACCATTGACTTGCCTTCCTTGCTTTCAAGGAACTATACTAGATAAATAACCAGAACAAACACCACCCGGCCAATTGATTAATCAAGGGAAGTAGAGAATGCAAGTAATGGATGAGTCGGCACAGAAACAggattaattttatgtatttaaGTTTTTAAATATGAAGTCAACATAAGCTTAGTGGGACAAATGTAAAGGGGTATATGTATAAAAATTGCAAGAAAAAGTTATTCGAAGTTGTGGAGAATAAAACATAAAGGAAAGCGATATAAAATCCATTACCGGGGGAAAGAAATGAGAGGAGAGCATAAATGACAAAGCAGAGTGAGCGAGCGAGTGATGCAGGTAAATGGAGAGGGTATAAAACTGGAAAGCACAAGGAAGGTGCGATTGCTGAGAGAGTGGTGGGGGACCCTCAGGAGGCTAAAAGCTTCCAAAGAGGAAGCCTTTCTCCGCACCTACAAATACCCCCCCTCCTCCCCTCCTCCCCTCCTCGCTCCTTAGCGGCCTTGCGTGATTCCCTCTTCTTGGAAGCACAAACCAACCCGTCGCATCCCTCCCCTGACTCCGTTGTGTTCTCTGCCTCCCGGACCAAGGAAAGCAAGCTTTGGACTTTGCATGTCATCCTTATTTGAGGTAATCAAACTCTTCCTGTCCCTGCCCAATTCCCTCCACTCTTGACCGCAACAGTAGACCTCATCTCCCATCCTCTTGAGTTCTCAACCCCTTTTGCCTTTTTTGTTCTCAGTGACACTCGTAATCACTCTGCTTTCCGACCGTCCGGCCAAGGAAAGATGTCGGTGGCTGTCATTCAAAGCTCGCCCGCAAGCTTCAACTTGGGCCACCGCAACTGGCTATCGCCAGCGGATCGATACCGGAGCGAAGAAGACCGTCCTCCGGCGCTTAAGGAGGGCGGCGAGGAGCCTCCCTCGCAATTCGATATATGGAGCGCGATCCAGTCGCAGAAGACGGCCGCTGCCGCAGCTGACCAGCCGGCGACTCCTTATGTTCATCCCCTCGTGAGGCCCTCTTCGAGCTCGCTAAGCCAGAAGAGCCTTGAGATATGCACGGAGAGCCTTGGCTCGGAGACCGGCTCCGACGACTTCTTTTCCTTCATGGACGACCTACCCTTGCTCGacgataaagaaaaagaagaggagacgAAATATGTCCATGAGAAGCAAGATGCAGCAGCAGAGGCAGGCGAGGTAATAGCAGCGGAACGCGGAGAGCGGTCTCCCCGAGGCACGGAGCTGACATCGGTGAACTACCATTGCTCCATTAGCAGGCGGTCACCTCCGAGGTCGTTCCCTCCGCCGCTCCCGTCGATTTCTCGACGCGACGGCCCCTGCTTCCACATGCGGCCTCACCGCTGCGACGGGCGCCTCGTAGTCGAAGCCGTCCCCGTCCCTCCTCAAAACTACCTCCATGCCCGGCGCGTCGACGGCCGCCTCGTGCTCTCCTTCATCGATACCATTTACGGAGACGAGCCCGGTTACGAGTCCGATGCCTCTGACGCTGCCGCTGAAATCACACAAACATTAACAGAAGAAGACgtcgagaaagaaaaagaagaagctacagaaAGCGAATCAATGGGAATAACACAGTTAAGAGTGAAAGAAGAAGAACTAGAAGGAAACAACCGTTATggtggagaggaagaagaattaGAGGAAAATAACTGctacgaagaagaggaagaagaagaggaagtggaAGTCGTCGACAGGGGAACCGTCGTCGAGGTAAAGGTGAGCACGCAACCGCAGCAACAGAGCGGTGCCATGAAGGTTCACCGGTCTTCGCTCGTCATCAACAAGTTCGTCGGAGATATGCCGCTGAGTGGCATGGCCGAACACGAGCCATCCGCGCAGGAGGAGGACAACACAAGCAGCCAAAACAAGCACAACCACACTGTTTCATCGGCACCGACAGCCAGGCGGGCGTCATCGATAACCACCACTGCAGCGGCTGCAGTAGTGGCGGCATCCACGCTCGGTGTCAGCACAGAGAGCCACCACGATCACGGCTACGGCAGGACATGGACAGCGGTCGGCGGTCATCGCCCTCCGCTCGACAACAAGCTGCTCTTCACATCGAAGCGGCGGAACCGCGAAGAGTTGCTGCAcaacatgaggaggtgcagccagCTGCGCAGGCCATTGTTCATATGGGAGCCCTACTGCATTGCCACTTCCTCCTGAGACTCGAGACAGTCTCTCGAGGATCCACCTTCATGCTTAATAGCCCAAGATCGCTGCTGCGGCTGCTGCTACTATTCAGGCTACCAAGTATCAGCATCGCATGACAAAGAAAGACTCACTGTTTGGTTTCCTCTGCATTGTATCGTGGTCATTCTTCTActgttattattaattttttgggAACGACCAACGTCCCTTTTTTCCAACCAGTGATTGGATTTGATTTCtagaatgaaagatttgggatctTTATGATTAGATTGCCCTCGGCGTCGTCGTCGTTTGGTCTTGGAATCAGATTGGTATCTTTGAAGGGGGAGACAATCTTTTGGCTGGGCATGACAACACATGTTTCTGCCTTGACATGCTGCATACGACGACCCCGCCGACAGGTCTTGTTCTCTCTATTGCAGTAGCAGACCGAGCACGGGGGGTTGTGATGTCAATGAATGTTGGTCTCCTAGTTGGATGTAAATCATAGTCATTGGGTCACTGTATTCTTCGTTCGCGTTGGGATTTCACTTGAGAGTTGCCACACACCCTTGTTCGATGATAGAAACGTAAGACCTTCCCCGAGTGTCCTGAGATTCACCCACGATCTTAatgtttcataaatatgataaataatatactcatatttttttttatttttaagattaaaatatatatttttaaaatatcattcTTAATGTTTAACGAAATATTAATTGATAAGTATTAATGTTTACGTTAAGCATAATACAATAAGTCAAATGGAGGTCAGAAACCTCAATTCTAAGGAAGATAAGGTAAAAAAAAAGTCAATTGTTTACTTGCTATACCTAAGGTTTTAGTTTTACAGATCATAGGGTGAAATTTTTGGCTACTTTTGAGTCACCAAAACTTTCAATTTATCTTTGATTTTTAGATATGTTTTGTATAAATCTTGGCTTTTATGGTGCATATAGTTATTCTTATCTTAATCTAAGCTACTCAAAATCTTCTATTTTCTGAGAAAGAGTTTTGTATGAGCTAAATTAGTCCCCTTACAGATATAATTAGACTCTAAGGTTCTATGAGttttagaattgagtaaatacCACTTATGTTCAATAATATATGAGGTTTATAAATTTAGATAATCCTAATCGAGTTTTAACAAAACATAATAAGTGTTGATAGTTGAATTAGGAGGATAGTTTAATCtccaaatgattttattttaagctaaaatttgatatatatttagttttatatgtctcataattttctacgaaattttatgacaattCAAGATCGTTTGGTTTACTAGAATagtaaagtaaattttttttatagaattgtACGATGGTTTGATTAACGTTAGCTAGAGGAAATTGTAAGAAAATTTGATAGTGAAATATAGATAAATTTTTTGATTAAGTATAGTTTATTTTATGAGAGATTTTATCAAATTTTTTCTATGGACTATTGTAATGAATTATTGTAAATCGATAATTCAAGAGGTAGGGTTCTTAATTAGGTCATCTCATGATCTTATGCTCCGAAATTAATAGGTATATCACTTCACAACATACTTGATCATTAAGGAATGAGGTCTTTtattaatatctttatttttgagttcaagtaagtataagtttaattcattgtaaaatagtgatcatataaataatcatatgcaaaatatattttagaaaacatgtttcaaaacatataataATAGTATGGCATGTGATGTGATagtacatgtatatattataacgtGTATTATAaaaatgcacatatatattataacgTATGATATGGGAGTatacgtatatattatgatgtgcagagtatgtatatatattatgatgtacagTGTGGAAGTACACATATATGTTATTTCGACATAGAAATTCATAAAATTAGCTATGTTTCTTATATGTGCATATAAACATCCTAAATTATTTCGAcgtaaaattttatcttttttatttttatattttatgttataGGATTATGTTTGCTAAAGAAACCATAAGTAGTGtttattattaattatcttatgacgatgattttaaaatataatatatatgacaTGACTTATGTTCGCCTGAATAAAGTTATAAAAATTTATACTTAGTAAGTGTTTACTCACTATAAATCATATTTTATAAGTAAGAATATTAATACTTAATCCAAATGATCGGATAGAGAAGTGAGCACATGAAAGCCTATGCCAACATTGATATAGATAGATGATGACTTATGGGCATTTTACGTGTATAAATTTTGGACATAttatatttgaattttttttagttAAATATTATACTTATATACAGGTGTCAAAAACATGAtgtgtagaaaaaaaaaaacccctattaattttatttaataaattaataaattttaattttaatatcatttattttTCACTATATTCAGATCATGATGCTCTCATGAACTTTGTAATTCACTTTTGGAGTCACAATCAAATTCCAGAATATAGTCGCTTTATTTAGTGAAACAAAAGCTATATTTTTTGTTCAGGAGGCACAAAGAATTTCATTTATTCTCAGACGATATAGGCCTTTGCCAAAGGCTTTACGCTTCCCTTTTCCTGAGTGCTTTCCTTCTGTGAATCCAATTTAGATCCGTAGTGGCCACAGTTTGTTTATTCTTGCTGTTCGAGTCGAATGTTCTTCCTCTCATATTTACACTAGTCAATGCAACAGCGACATGGACCACCTTGATTCTCCATGAAAAGGGCAATAGCGAAACAATAGCCATTCAGTATTGGTATTGCCAAGTCAAGACAATACACAAAATAGTtcgaaagagagaggagaacgaATGGGAAGATTGCGTGGAGCCGAAGCGATCCCTCCGTTTGGTATACTCGAGGACACTCGGATGTTGACCTACTGGTTAGAGCAGAAATGGTCATGGAGTAAGAACACCGAGTGGTGGAATCCATATTGTGTCTCGGTCGTGCAACATCCATTACCATGAAATGGTAGCAGCAGCAAAGGCAAAGCTAAAGGCAAAAGGAAAAGCAGCATGAACcgggagaggaagaaggaagaagaacccGATGCCTTCAGTTTCCCACCCCCCCCTGGATCTCCCATCAGCAGCTCCCGTTAAAGCTAGTTAAGTATTACCAGCATCCTACTGCTGCAGCGGCTGCACTTCCTTCCCCCTGGTGGTTAAAATGGGCATTGCAGATTCAACAAGTCATGGTGCAGCGGCAGAGGGAGATGAGCGGTAGACAGCGAGAATTTGGTGTACTTTTATAGGTCACGCATTTTGTCTACTAAGCTTGTTTGCCACACTTTGTTGCACTGTCCTTGTCTGCACGAAGTGATCGGACATCACTCCATCAAGCCCATGGTGACTGCATGTGAACAAGGTGATGGATGGGTTTGAAAGACTTCGCTCAGTTCATTTACGGGTGATGTAATCTATGACTGCTCGATTGGAATGATCGAGACTATACCCCcgcaattatttaagaggagtggTCCGATCTCTTCCAAGGTGGCAGACGGCCCCATCTCTCGCAGTGCATGGCTTTTTGTTGATCGAGGCATTAATTGCCTGTGGTCTCTCTCACTGCATTCTATGATTGTTCACCGGTGAACGGTGGAAGGAAATGGTTTCCCAGCAAGCATTAACTGAGGCAGGGGGTGAATGATATCACTCGAACAAAGCAGCTAAAATTGACTCAATGTTCTTCAGGAAGATCGAAAGAAAGAACGGAACGTAAACCACATCTTCCCTTGCCATTCGCTGGTTGATGTTTTCTAAAGCATGATGCCTTCATACGGTTCTTGTGGTATGATCCATAGTATCTGATAATTAAGTGTCAGCATGGAGAAGTCATTGTCGAGTCGATTAATACTCGTGCGGTAACTTCAGTTTCATGCATCGTTTCAGAATAATTGGTCCTGCTAATAATTGTGCGAGGCTGTATCCAGTCGAAGACCATTCTAAATCTTGTTGCTTTGAAGTATGATGTGAGGTTGACAGGCCAACCAAACTCTAATCATGGAGTCTGTGACAAGGAGTCGAAGATGTGAGCCGGGAATGCCTTGTTTCACCACCATCAGACCGTAAAGAGTTCCATGAACTCGAAGATGAAGAAGACGATTGACTTCTCGACCAATCTAATCTCAAGTATAATGTCTTTCCACCATAATGAACGGATAAAGGGTAGCAGTAGTAGAACATCATGACAATCAAGTTACAGGCCATGCATTCTATGTcagaaacttatatatatatatatatatatatattcatttgtaCCACATATGGCTGTGTGAATATTAATGTGTCCGTACTAGGTTAACATTACAGCTGAACAGGTGCAGCATCATGCAAAGTAATAACCAGTCAAAATCAACATGAAAAGTCGGTGTGTGACAAATCGTTCCAACTGTTGAAAACAGAGAACCAAAATTGACCTTTGGTATGATCTCTGAGGATGAAAGAAAAGAGAAATAAAGATCACCAATTATTGTTTGCATGCGTGCTGTGCTTTTTCTTGCAGTGTGATTTGAACTTGTTCGCAAGCCCGTCTTTCGGCCACCGATCTTTCAAAGCCGAACTTTGACCTTTCTTTGAATCTATAAGAAATCATGAGATTTCAATGCATGTGATCCTAGTTTCTTATTTATTTTCCAAACCAAAGTTGACTTTTGATCCGATTGCTCGGTGTCATTTCTGTGTGAGTCAGCGAAGGAAGCTTCATACATCAGGTTGAACTGCTTCAGTACGAAGATGACCAGTGTCGTTGACTTTTCTTAGGCTTCACTCGACAAGACAAGGTAGCTTTGGGCAATGCTGTTGTGTTGGGCCGATCCATTCGGATAATGGGCCGAACCCAAAGTAGTCAAGATTTCACAGATTGGGCTTGATCATGAATCACAACCCAGGATTTTAACGAACCGGAACTGTGGGTATGTTGCAATTGATGCTCGTTTCTAATTGCGAGCACAATTCATCCCCGATTTGTGAGGCCCTTTGCTTTATTTATACAAATCGTACAAGTTTAGTCCACACTAATCCATGACATATAGGGTAATGATCCGATAGAATAACCGGGTTATTGGTCCTTGAACGCTGCAATGTACGTCGGCCAATTGCAAATTCGGATCCGTAGAATGGAAAGATCCGAATCCTATTACGGCCTTGCTATACTCCATCGACCCCTCCCaccatggaatatatatatatagggctaGCATGGGCATGATGTGCGGGGAGATCGGGAGGTCCTGGAGTGAGCCGATCCCCCTTTCTCCGCATCTGTCCTCCTCCCCGACCTCTCGCCACCGCCATCGTCCTCGAAACTCTCTGCTAGAAGATCTCTCCACCGCCATCTTCCTCCGATCGCCCGACGCCTTCGTCATCTACGGGGTCTGAAGAACCCTAGCGCGTTCTTGCTCCGGGTTCTTTCTCCGTCTAACCTTTTCTTGGATGCAGCGGACGAACTGGTGGGCGCAGTGCTGGGAGTCAGTACGAGTTCCAAGATCCATCTTGGACATGTTGGTCCGGGATCAACGTTCTCTTCCTATACCAGGTCCGAACCCTAACACATTTTTGGTGATGTGAGTTCCAAGATTCGTTGTTCTTGACCTAATTTCGCTTCAGACCACGGGATCGCTTTAGATTTAAGAACGAGTAGGCGATTTGTAGTTTCTCCTTCTAAAACGAGATAGAGAGATGCTTCTTATAAAGGGCAGGAGTAATCTTGAATCCTGGCCGACAGAGTAAAGATTGGGGCTAGAAGAAGACGCGACAAAATGCAGTCTCGATTGAGGATCATCATGCTTGATCATAAATGGAGATACAACATTTGGTAGCTCCGACGAGAGGAACCATGTTTGTGCTCTTAACTCGGCTATACATCATGATCCTTTCACTTTTACATTGTTGCATGCGCATAATTCGAATTATATAAGTTCTTTAGCTTTAGAGATTAGGGGTTCTTGAAGCTCAACAATAAAGATTATTTCGTGCATAATATTGAGGAAGCATTAGTCCCGCAGTAGAAGGCGATGTTTGTTCGGATAATAACAGAACGTAGTATAGCACATCGAACTAAAATTCCACATGTTGTTTTGGCTGATAACATGACCTATCATAGTTCGGAGCCCTATGATAGATAACATGAGAATGTGTACGAGTACTTCACCATGGAGGATTCAGGTCTATTATGAGAGATGAGATTTAGGCAAAACAAATTAAGGAATTCTATCAGTGTGAAGTGGATTCTGAAAGATTTCTATTTCTGAAAACGAAACAGAGACGATATAGGGAGGGAAATTCCTCTAATGATCGAAGACATACCGACTGTATCCGTCTTGATGATCGTTTGCTTGATGTTTGGTAGTTCTGCAATGTTGTGTTTCCATGGGCATtacgcaaaataattttcaagaaagtaTTGCCCGGACGAAAATGGAGCATTAACAAAACTTTTGTTAATTAAGCCTATGTTTGATGTTTGTAGATAGGAGATCGATTATTACCACTCTGAATAGAACAGCTGACATCTCATCCCACTTCATGCATAAATTATACTTTTGTTTTTCTGATGCAGCTGTTTCTCTTTTGTGGACAGAAACTAATTGTTCTGTTGTTCAACAAAACTTTGATGGAATAATTAGCCACGGAGTTTACTTCTTTCTTTTGCATTCATCTGGAGTCGCTGACTTATGTTTTGGTGAGAAGATGGGATCAGAGCAGGGTGGTACGTTGCACATGAAAACTTGGAGTTGGTAGTAAGTTCCCCTCCTTTATGGATTAATGGTATGCATTCGGGCAAAATCCCTTTTCTTGTGAACTATGAGTATTTTGAATCAGGGAATAAGTTGAAGTGGTTGGATCATCCCTAAGGACCAGATTTCTCTGCACGGTAATGCTTTCTTCAGTTATAATGAcatcatgttatatatatatatatatatatatatatatatatatatatatatatatatatatatatatatgtgtgtgtgtatatatatatgtgtgtgtgtgtgcgtgcgtgCAAATTGTATTGTCCTGGTGTCTTCGTGAGTAAAATATGTTATTGAAAATAATCGTGAACGTGCAAGTGTGTAGAAATGATGAAATACCATTGAGATAACATTAGACGTCTCATGAAAATCGTTGTGGGTGTATTCAAGTATTTTGATCATGACTTATATGAAGGATGATTGAGATCTagaataaattttttgattcgaTCTCTGGCTCAAGTTAGTTTGGTTGTGAGATGAAGTGAGTTAGAATTGATAAAAAGGTGATTGATCTTTTATAGGGTAGAGGGGTCTTTGATAGTTCTTTTTAAACCCTTGTTCACTTAAATGATAAAGAGAGAGACACGTAATCATCTGTTTTGAACTTATTTCCACGCATTTCGACAGACATAATGTACAGCGGTAAGAAGACCACCCCGTGTGGGCAGGTGACATCACGGACCGGAAGGGGCCTACTGGTGCTAAACACATCGGTACTGGTAATAAATCGaaactcttttctttttttctctttatttattttttattccccTCGTTATCATCATGGTGATAGGGGGTCCGGTAAGCTCAGTGCAGAATCTTCTGTACACTTGAGCTCGCCCACTGTGGATTTAGCTTCTAAAGCTTTTCTTATTGCAATCTGGAGGGGCAGTTACAGTGAGGATATCTATATTTCATTTGATTAATTATTTCCATTTTTCTATATGCCGCTGCCGTCTCTGCTCTTGTTTGGTCGTGTGGTCGGGAGGAAGCACGAACTAGAATTAAAATCGAAGCTAGGAAATTcagttatgatttttatttttaaaaaccaAAATTAACCTTAGACAATTCAATTTTGGATTCCAAATTTTAAGAATTGGAATTGAGGTCAGGTCTAGCTTGAAAGAACTAGTGGAGATGCAATCATCTTGATGATTCAAGCTAAAATCAAAACTAGACTCGATGATTGTTAATTGAAACTAAAGTTAGATGATTCGATTATGATCCTTCGTTTTTGGCAACCAGGATCAATCTTAGACGTTCAATTTCGAAACTAAAATCAAGATCAAGTCTAGCTTGAAGGGATAAAACAACTTCTGAAACTAAAATAATCATCTTGACAGTGCGACCACCTAAGGAATCATAAAGGTGCATCCAACTTAAGATTGTCTTAAAGAAGCAACCGCCATGATGGTACGATCCACTTGAGGTCTTTTTGAGGACGATGGTGCGATCATTTTGAAGTGGTTGTCTTGATGGCACGTCCAACTTAATGATGACCATCGTGATTGTGAATCACAATCAAGTTGAAGTAGTCGAGATCATATTTATAaactatcatgattttgataaactaTCATGATTTAACCTAATAAATGACAActttgttttaatttttatttactttaaatgcaagaaTAAATCATGTGATGGTTAAGGCCCCAGCATAACTTGAAATCAAGCTCTAATATGGTGCATGTTGATGTGTTGTAATTTATCCTCTAATCTCGTCCTTCCAAGCCTCCTAACTATGTCACAATTGTCACTACCTCCTAACATATGATGGGATAATTGACATATTAATTTCATTAAATCTCAACTAATAATCCAAAACATTTAATATATACTCATCAAATCCTTATAAAACACTGATCAGGAAACCCTTTTGAGTATTCATTTAATATATACCAATCGTCTCTGATTGTGTGTTAACGAACCTAATTAGACTTATGTCAATTCAGCCCCCCCATGCAATTAAAAACATTCCAATTATGTACATCTATGAACACGCAATTTCATATACTTGTGACCTGTGGGAGCTCAAACGTCATATACAGGCATCAGCTCCACGATGGGAATACGGCATATCGGGCACTTCTTGCACTTCTCCGAGCAGCGCCTGCAAATAAATTCAGCACTCAAAAAGCAGAAACAAACTCCTAGAAAACACATCAAATTATTGAtaacatataaaaaggaaaagaaaagatggtGCCGGAATGTACTTGCAAAGAATTCGGTGCCGACATGGAAGGAGGACCATGCATATTTCTGCCTCGAAGCAAATCCTACAGAGCACTTTCTCCTGGAAAATACAAGCATATCCATAAATACCATACAAAAATTTCCAGAAACTCAAAACAGAATAGCTGCACTAAATCACGCATCATgctaaaaagaaaagcaaactacgCATCATGTTATAAGTTCTATCACGATTTACAAGTTTacccaagtttagaattaatACATTTTGAAGCCTTTCGTATTCTTGCTGGCTATACTTTGTTATTTCAGCTTGTTCTCCCAAAGCTGCTTGCAGTCTC of the Musa acuminata AAA Group cultivar baxijiao chromosome BXJ2-10, Cavendish_Baxijiao_AAA, whole genome shotgun sequence genome contains:
- the LOC103968699 gene encoding uncharacterized protein LOC103968699 is translated as MSVAVIQSSPASFNLGHRNWLSPADRYRSEEDRPPALKEGGEEPPSQFDIWSAIQSQKTAAAAADQPATPYVHPLVRPSSSSLSQKSLEICTESLGSETGSDDFFSFMDDLPLLDDKEKEEETKYVHEKQDAAAEAGEVIAAERGERSPRGTELTSVNYHCSISRRSPPRSFPPPLPSISRRDGPCFHMRPHRCDGRLVVEAVPVPPQNYLHARRVDGRLVLSFIDTIYGDEPGYESDASDAAAEITQTLTEEDVEKEKEEATESESMGITQLRVKEEELEGNNRYGGEEEELEENNCYEEEEEEEEVEVVDRGTVVEVKVSTQPQQQSGAMKVHRSSLVINKFVGDMPLSGMAEHEPSAQEEDNTSSQNKHNHTVSSAPTARRASSITTTAAAAVVAASTLGVSTESHHDHGYGRTWTAVGGHRPPLDNKLLFTSKRRNREELLHNMRRCSQLRRPLFIWEPYCIATSS